The following proteins come from a genomic window of Citrobacter europaeus:
- the lpxM gene encoding lauroyl-Kdo(2)-lipid IV(A) myristoyltransferase (LpxM is lauroyl-Kdo(2)-lipid IV(A) myristoyltransferase, an enzyme characterized in Escherichia coli and involved in biosynthesis of the form of lipid A found in that species and some closely related species.), with protein METKKKNIEYIPEFDKSFRYPRYWGAWLGVAAIAGIALTPASFRDPVLAKLGRLAGRLGKSSRRRALINLSLCFPERSEAEREAIVDDMFATAPQAMVMMAELAIRGPEKIQNRVDWQGLEIIEEMRRNDEKVIFLVPHGWGVDIPAMLMASQGQKMAAMFHNQGNPVFDYVWNTVRRRFGGRLHARNDGIKPFIQSVRQGYWGYYLPDQDHGPEHSEFVDFFATYKATLPAIGRLMKVCHARVVPLFPVYDGKTHRLTIQVRPPMDDILTADDHTIARRMNEEVEIFVTPHLEQYTWILKLLKTRKPGEIEPYKRKDLYPKK; from the coding sequence ATGGAAACGAAAAAAAAGAATATTGAGTATATCCCTGAGTTTGATAAATCATTTCGCTATCCGCGCTACTGGGGCGCCTGGCTGGGCGTGGCGGCGATAGCAGGGATTGCGTTAACGCCGGCATCATTTCGCGATCCTGTTCTGGCAAAGCTCGGACGCCTGGCCGGACGATTGGGCAAAAGCTCACGTCGCAGAGCGCTGATCAATTTATCCCTGTGTTTTCCTGAACGTAGCGAAGCTGAGCGCGAAGCCATTGTCGATGACATGTTTGCGACTGCGCCTCAGGCAATGGTGATGATGGCGGAACTCGCCATACGTGGTCCGGAAAAAATTCAGAACCGGGTTGACTGGCAGGGTCTGGAAATCATCGAAGAGATGCGTCGCAACGATGAAAAAGTGATTTTTCTCGTTCCTCATGGCTGGGGCGTAGATATCCCGGCGATGTTGATGGCTTCCCAGGGACAGAAAATGGCAGCGATGTTCCACAATCAGGGGAACCCGGTATTCGATTATGTGTGGAACACGGTGCGCCGTCGTTTCGGTGGTCGATTACATGCGCGTAATGACGGCATCAAACCGTTTATTCAGTCTGTCCGTCAGGGATATTGGGGATACTACCTGCCGGATCAGGACCATGGTCCTGAGCACAGTGAGTTTGTCGATTTTTTTGCTACCTATAAAGCAACGTTACCGGCGATAGGTCGTCTGATGAAGGTCTGTCACGCCCGCGTGGTACCGCTGTTCCCGGTCTATGATGGGAAAACGCACCGTCTGACGATTCAGGTCCGTCCTCCGATGGATGACATCCTGACGGCGGATGACCACACCATTGCCAGACGAATGAACGAAGAGGTGGAAATCTTTGTGACGCCGCACCTTGAGCAATACACCTGGATTCTGAAACTGCTTAAGACGCGTAAGCCTGGTGAAATTGAGCCCTATAAGCGTAAAGATCTCTATCCGAAGAAATAA
- the mepM gene encoding murein DD-endopeptidase MepM, with product MQQIARSVALAFNNLPRPHRVMLGSLTVLTLAVAVWRPYVYHPDSAPIVKTIELEKSEIRSLLPEASEPIDQAAQEDEAIPQDELDDKTSGEAGVHEYVVSTGDTLSSILNQYGIDMGDISQLAASDKELRNLKIGQQLSWTLSAEGDLQRLTWEVSRRETRTYDRTATGFKMSSEMQQGDWVNSRIKGTVGGSFVASAKEAGLTSSEISAVIKAMQWQMDFRKLKKGDEFSVLMSREMLDGKREQSQLLGVRLRSEGKDYYAIRAEDGKFYDRNGTGLAKGFMRFPTAKQFRISSNFNPRRLNPVTGRVAPHKGVDFAMPQGTPVLSVGDGEVVVAKRSGAAGYYVAVRHGRTYTTRYMHLRKLLVKPGQKVKRGDRIALSGNTGRSTGPHLHYEVWINQQAVNPLTAKLPRTEGLTGSDRTDYLAQVKEVMPQLRFD from the coding sequence GTGCAACAGATAGCCCGCTCTGTCGCTCTGGCATTTAATAATCTGCCGCGACCCCATCGCGTTATGTTGGGGTCGCTTACCGTACTGACATTGGCCGTCGCCGTCTGGCGGCCTTATGTTTACCATCCCGATTCCGCACCTATCGTTAAAACTATCGAGCTGGAAAAAAGCGAGATTCGTTCACTGTTGCCAGAGGCCAGCGAACCTATCGATCAGGCCGCTCAGGAAGACGAAGCTATCCCACAGGATGAACTGGATGACAAAACGTCTGGTGAGGCTGGCGTGCATGAATATGTCGTCTCCACGGGCGATACGCTGAGCAGTATTCTCAATCAGTACGGCATCGATATGGGCGATATCAGCCAGCTCGCTGCTTCCGATAAGGAACTGCGTAACCTGAAAATTGGTCAGCAACTTTCCTGGACGTTAAGCGCGGAAGGTGACCTGCAGCGCCTGACCTGGGAAGTGTCTCGCCGTGAAACCCGTACTTACGATCGCACCGCGACGGGTTTCAAGATGAGCAGCGAAATGCAGCAGGGCGATTGGGTTAACAGCCGAATCAAAGGCACCGTGGGCGGAAGCTTCGTCGCCAGCGCCAAAGAAGCCGGACTCACCAGCTCTGAAATCAGCGCGGTGATTAAGGCCATGCAGTGGCAGATGGATTTCCGCAAACTGAAGAAGGGCGATGAGTTCTCGGTGCTGATGTCTCGCGAAATGCTGGACGGCAAGCGTGAGCAAAGCCAACTGCTGGGCGTACGTTTGCGCTCTGAGGGCAAAGACTATTACGCCATCCGTGCTGAAGATGGTAAGTTCTATGACCGTAACGGTACCGGGCTGGCGAAAGGCTTTATGCGTTTCCCGACGGCGAAGCAGTTCCGTATCTCCTCAAACTTTAATCCGCGTCGCCTGAACCCGGTGACCGGACGCGTTGCGCCGCACAAAGGTGTCGACTTTGCGATGCCGCAAGGCACGCCGGTGTTGTCGGTGGGGGATGGCGAAGTAGTGGTAGCGAAGCGCAGCGGCGCAGCCGGATACTATGTTGCGGTACGTCATGGTCGCACCTACACCACGCGTTATATGCACCTGCGTAAGCTGTTGGTCAAACCAGGACAAAAAGTGAAACGTGGCGATCGTATCGCGCTTTCAGGCAATACCGGTCGTTCAACGGGGCCGCATTTACATTACGAAGTATGGATCAACCAGCAGGCTGTTAACCCTCTGACGGCGAAACTGCCGCGCACAGAAGGTCTGACCGGCTCGGATCGCACCGATTACCTGGCGCAGGTGAAAGAAGTTATGCCTCAGCTACGTTTTGATTAA